The sequence CCACCGGCGCGACGCCGATATAAGCCACCATCTTGATCGCCAGCGCCGTGCCCAGCACCGCACCCGCATCCGCGCCGGCGATCTCGTAAGCCAGCAGACCGAGGGCCACCGTGGCAAGCCCCGTCCCCACCAGCGCGATGACCTGCGCCAGAAACAGATGCCGGTAGGTGCGGTGTGCAAGCACGGATAGCATGATCGGGTTCTCCTATCCCTTGCCGCCCAGATGTATCATGCCACGTTCGCCGGCATGGCCGAACCTTGTTGCGCCTCCACCTCCCTCCCGCGCACCATGCGGTAGAGCGCGGGCAGGACGATGAGGGTCAGGATGGTCGAGGAAATGATCCCGCCGATCACCACGGTCGCCAGCGGACGCTGGACTTCGGAGCCGAGCCCGACGTTGAGCGCCATCGGCACGAAGCCGAGGCTTGCGACCAGCGCGGTCATCAGCACCGGGCGCAGGCGCGCCTGTGCACCGTCGCGGATCGCGTCCTCCAGCCCGCTGCCTTCCTCCATCAACTGCTTGATGAAGGTCAGCATCACCACCCCGTTGAGCACCGCAACCCCGGACAGGGCGATGAACCCGACCCCGGCCGAGATCGAGAACGGGATACCGCGCAGCAGCAGCGCCGCGATCCCGCCGGTCAGCGCAAGCGGCACGCCGGAGAACACCACCAGGGCATCCTTCCATGACCGGAACAGGGTGACGAGCAGGCCGAAGATCAGCAGCAGCGCGAGCGGGACGACGATCTGCAAGCGCGTCGCCGCCGATTGCAATTGCTCGAAGGTCCCGCCGTAATCGATCCAGTAGCCTTCGGGCAGCTCGACCTCGGCACCGATCCGCTCCTTCGCCTCGGCGATGAACGATCCCAGATCGCGGCCACGGACATTGGTGGTCACCACCGCGCGGCGCTTGCCGTCCTCGCGGCTGATCTGGTTCGGCCCCTGAATGCGCTCGATGCTGGCGACCTCGGACAGCGGCACAGCGCCGCCGCTAGGAAGCGGGATGGGCAGGCGCTCGATCACCTGCGGGTCCTGCCGCAGCTGCTCGGGCAGACGCACGACGATGTCGAAACGCCGGTCACCCTCGAAGATCTGCCCCGCCTCGGCACCACCGATGGCGGTGGCGACCACGGTCTGGACATCATCGACATTGAGGCCGAGCTGGGTGAGCTTGAGCCGGTCGGGCACAACCTGGATGAACGGCAGGCCGGTAACCTGTTCGGTCTGGGCGTCCTGCGATCCGGCAATGCTGCCGACCACGTTCTCGATTTCGGCTGCGGTTGCCGCCAGCTGATCGAGATCGTCACCATAGACCTTGATCGCGACATCCGAACGCACGCCCGCGATCAGTTCGTTGAAACGCATCTGGATCGGCTGGATGAACTCGTAGCGCGAGCCCGGCACTTCCTGCACGGCCTTGTTCATCTCCGCGACCAGTTGGGCCTTTGGCTTGCGCGGATCGGGCCATTGATCGCGCGGCTTCATGATGACGAAGGTATCGGCGACCGAAGGCGGCACCGGATCTGTGGCAACATCGGCGGTGCCGATCTTGGCGAACACCATGTCGACCTCCGGGAACTTCTTGATCCGGTCTTCGAGGGCGCTCTGCATCTGCACCGCCTGGGTCAGGCTCGTCCCGGGAATGCGTAGCGCGTGCAGCGCGATGTCGCCTTCATCGAGATTGGGAATGAACTCCGACCCCAGACGCGTCGCGGCGAGACCGCTCAGCGCCACCAGCACGGCCGCTGCGCCAACGACGATCCGGCGCTGACGGATCGCGAAATCGAGCATCGGGACATAGCGGGATTTGGCCGTGCGCATGACGCGGTTCTCTTTCTCCTCGACCCGGCCGGTGACGAAGGTCGCCACGGCTGCGGGAACGAAGGTGAGCGACAGCAGCAAGGCGGCCGTGAGCGCCATCACCACCACCAGCGCCATCGGGTGGAAGGTCTTCCCTTCCACGCCCTCCAGCGCGAAGATCGGGATGTAGACAATGGTGATGATCAGGATGCCGAACAGGCTCGGGCGGATAACCTCCGCCGAGGCACCGGCGGCGAGCTTGAACCGCTCTTCACGGTCAAGCACCCGGCCAAGCCTGTGCTGTGCCTCGCCGAACCGCCTGAGGCAGTTTTCGACGATGATCACCGCACCATCGACGATGAGGCCAAAGTCGAGCGCGCCAAGGCTCATGAGATTGCCCGATACATTGGTCTGCACCATGCCCGTGATGGTCATCAGGAACGACAGCGGGATCACCGCCGCCGTGATCAGCGCCGCGCGGATATTGCCGAGCAGCACGAACAGCACCACGATCACCAGCAGCGCGCCTTCGGCAAGGTTGCGTTCGACGGTGGAGACGGTGGCCTCGACCAGCTTGGAGCGGTCGTAGACAGTCTTGGCGACAACCCCGCCGGGAAGCGAACGGTTCACCTCCTCAAGGCGTTCGGCCACTGCGACGCTGACTTCGCGCGCGTTCTCGCCGACCAGCATGTAGATGGTGCCGAGCACCACCTCCTGCCCGTCCTTGGTCGCCGCGCCGTTGCGGATTTCCGAGCCGATCTCGACATCGGCGACATCCGCGATCCGCACCGGCACGCCGCCGCGTGTCGCAACGATGATGCCGGCCAGGTCACGCTCGCCCTGCGCCTGCCCCGGCACGCGGATCAGGTATTGCGCGCCCGAACGCTCGAT is a genomic window of Sphingopyxis sp. FD7 containing:
- a CDS encoding efflux RND transporter permease subunit, producing MLEKIIELSIRQRVAVLVAVLLLAAIGAYSFGRLKIDAVPDITNVQVQINTAAPGFSPLEAEQRITFPVETAIAGLPGLEYTRSVSRYGLSQVTVVFADGTDIYFARQLVNERLQGVRSTLPAGIEPELGPIATGLGEIFMYTIEAKPGAVKSDGTRYTAQDLRTLHDWVVRPQLRNVPGVTEVNSVGGYRKEYVVAPDPSRLAGFGLTVENVIAALEANNGNVGAGYIERSGAQYLIRVPGQAQGERDLAGIIVATRGGVPVRIADVADVEIGSEIRNGAATKDGQEVVLGTIYMLVGENAREVSVAVAERLEEVNRSLPGGVVAKTVYDRSKLVEATVSTVERNLAEGALLVIVVLFVLLGNIRAALITAAVIPLSFLMTITGMVQTNVSGNLMSLGALDFGLIVDGAVIIVENCLRRFGEAQHRLGRVLDREERFKLAAGASAEVIRPSLFGILIITIVYIPIFALEGVEGKTFHPMALVVVMALTAALLLSLTFVPAAVATFVTGRVEEKENRVMRTAKSRYVPMLDFAIRQRRIVVGAAAVLVALSGLAATRLGSEFIPNLDEGDIALHALRIPGTSLTQAVQMQSALEDRIKKFPEVDMVFAKIGTADVATDPVPPSVADTFVIMKPRDQWPDPRKPKAQLVAEMNKAVQEVPGSRYEFIQPIQMRFNELIAGVRSDVAIKVYGDDLDQLAATAAEIENVVGSIAGSQDAQTEQVTGLPFIQVVPDRLKLTQLGLNVDDVQTVVATAIGGAEAGQIFEGDRRFDIVVRLPEQLRQDPQVIERLPIPLPSGGAVPLSEVASIERIQGPNQISREDGKRRAVVTTNVRGRDLGSFIAEAKERIGAEVELPEGYWIDYGGTFEQLQSAATRLQIVVPLALLLIFGLLVTLFRSWKDALVVFSGVPLALTGGIAALLLRGIPFSISAGVGFIALSGVAVLNGVVMLTFIKQLMEEGSGLEDAIRDGAQARLRPVLMTALVASLGFVPMALNVGLGSEVQRPLATVVIGGIISSTILTLIVLPALYRMVRGREVEAQQGSAMPANVA